Genomic window (Flavobacteriales bacterium):
GGGCGAGATCCACGGCAACTTCAGCATGGACGGCCAGCTGTACAGTGATGACGAACAGATCGGCGCGGTGAAGCCCCCGGCGGACTTCGGCCTCAACTCCTGGTCCAATCTCAACTACCGCAACGGCAATTTCGATGCCGGCCTGCGCTTCGAAAGCTATGAACCGGCCTTGTTGGGATACCCTGCGGGTGCGGCCTACAAAGGCACCGGTCTCGGCTATCGCTACGCCTCCTTCCGGAAAGACGGGCTGGAAGTGACGGCGGGCAACTTCTACGAGCAGTTCGGGCAGGGCCTTGCGTTCCGCGGCTACGAGGAACGCGCCTTGGGCGTGGACAATGCCATGGACGGGCTGCGCGTGAAGTTCAGTCCGGACACTGGCATCTACCTCAAGGGCATCATCGGCACCCAGCGCTTGGCGTTCGACAAGCGCGCCACCCAGGGCGTGGGCACGGTGCGCGGCATCGACGGCGAGATCTCCTTGGTGGAAGCCTTTCCGCGCTTTTTCCCGAAGTTGGCGGAGAAAGGGAACAACCTCACTGTGGGCGGCTCCTTCGTCAGCAAATTCCAGACCGACCAGGACCCCTTGCTTGAACTGCCCGAGAACGTGGGCATTTGGGCGGCACGCGCCCACTACACCAACGCCAAATGGGACCTGTACAGCGAATACGCCTACAAGATCAACGACCCCAACGGCAGCAACAACAACATATACAAGCCCGGCCAGGCCCTTATGGCCAATGCCACCTACAGCGTACGCGGCTTGGGCATAAGCGCCGGTGCCCACACCTATGACAACATGGTATACCAGAGCGACCGGGGTGCGCCCAGCCTCTTCGACCTCAACATCAATTACCTCCCCACCCTCGCCAAACAGCACTCCTACAACCTCCCCGCCACGCTTTATCCCTACGCCACCCAGCCCAACGGCGAGGTGTCCTACCAGGGTGAGGTGTTCTACAAATTCAAGCGCGGCAGCAAACTGGGCGGGAAGTATGGCACCAAGATCACGGTGAACTGGAGCGGTGCGTGGAGCTTGGACAGCACGGCCATCCCCAATGACACGGTGCATTACATAGGCTACGACACCAAGTTCTTCTCCATGGGTGACCGGCAATACTTCGGCGATCTCAACGTGGAATTGCGCAAGAAACTGAGCCCCACGTGGGAACTGGCCCTCACCTACCTCAATTTCGTTTACGACATTGCCACGGTGCAAGGGCACCCCGGATATCCCGTGGTCTATGCGGACATCTTCGTGCTTGAAGGTCTGCACAATTTCAACGACAAGACCTCCGTGCGTTTCGAGGCCCAGCATCTCAGCACCAAGCAGGACCAGGGGAATTGGGCCACCGCCCTGGCCGAGTTCACCTTCAGCCCGCATTGGTTCGTGGCCGCGCTGGATCAGTACAACTATGGCGGTTCCGTGGAGACCGAGCAGATCCACTACCCCATCGGCAGCTTCGGTTATATCCGTGGCGGATCGCGCTTCTCCTTCAGCTACGGCCGCCAGCGTGCAGGCATTTTCTGCGTGGGCGGTGTATGCCGCGTGGTACCTGCCGCCAATGGACTTACCGCATCCATCACCACAACATTCTGAACCATGCGCAACCTCATCATCCCGATCCTCCTGATCGCTTCTCTTTCAGGTTGTGACATCATCGATCAGCCCAAGGCCGAAACGGCAAGTCCGGTGGTGGCGGGCGGTGGCGTTACACGTAATGTGTTGTTGGAGGATTGCACTGGGCACCTTTGTCCCAATTGTCCGGAGGCGGCACTGATAGCGGATCACTTGAAGGGGGTGTATGGCGACCGCTTGGTCGTGGTGGCCGTACACATGTCCTCCACGTTCGCCGCCCCCCAATTACCGCTCGGCGACGGGGTCTATGACACGGATTTCCGGACACCGGCGGGGAACGAGTATGAAACGACCTTCTCCGTCAGTGGTTTACCAAAAGGGCTGATCGGTCGTGCACCGTACAACAACCTCATGCCTGTTTCCAGAAGTAATTGGAGCCCCGCAGTGGCCCAATTGATCGACCTTCCTGCAAGCATTGACCTCTGGTTCGACACGCTCAGCTATAACAGTGCTACGGACATGGTATCCGCCACCGTGAAAGCGGCCGTGTTAAATGCTATTCCAGCGCCACAGAACCTCACGATCTACCTGACCGAGGACCACATCATCGATTGGCAGGAGGACGGCAGCCAACCGTTGGGGCAACAGGACATCGAGAACTACGAACACCGCCATGTGCTCCGTGCCGCGCTGAACAGCCCATGGGGTGAGGCCTTCATTTCTGCGGACGCGCAACCCGGCGACACCTTGATCAGCACCTTCTCCTATCCCCTTCCATCTGTTGGCGCGGTGAACCAAGTGCTCAACACGGACAACTGCGCCCTTGTGGCCTATGTGTCCAACAGCGCCGGCGCTGCCCAGTACGAGGTACAGCAGGTGACGGAGCGGAAGTTCGTACCCTAGAGGCACCCCCGACTTCCGCCCACATACGGATCGACCGATCTGCACGTTCATGCTCCTTTGGGGCTGTTCCGATCCAACTTGCCAAGTTGTAAACGATCGATCCCGAGGTGTTGCAGAAGGTGCTCGGAGCACTTATCTTCATCCCACGTATCGGACCTGCAAGCCGTTGCCTAACGAAGAACCGTGATGAAGGAAAATGGAAGGAAGATGCTGGAACTCAGCCAGCAAGTGCTTCAAAAAGTGAGCTTCGACCCCCGATTGTTCCGGAAGGAACTGGTGAAGGCCGCAAGCTGGGTCGGCGACCGTGATCAACTGCTCCTAAAAGCCTGGTGTTTGGCCACCTTTGGTCACATGTACAAGGACGTGATCCTGGAGGTGTTCCAGCGGTCGATGCGTGCGTGAGCGGGAATGGAACGCAGATAACGCTGAAAGCGTGGATCAACGCAGATAAAATGGTGATCGGGACCAGTGATCGGTGATCGGACGATCTCCGACTCACAGACTCACGACTCCGTGACTCCGTGACTCTGTGGTGTACCTCCCTGCTCGCCCAAGTACCTCAAGTTCCGTTTCAGCCCCTCGTACTTCGTGCGTTTCACTGGGCTTCCTTGAAAGAGTTCATCGAAGAGCACCTCGGTCATACCGTGCCACTCGTCCGCTGTTAGGCCCATCAATTCCGGCTTCGGGTTGAAGTCCGGTTCTTGGTGAGGTGTGCTGAAGCGGTTCCATGGGCATACCTGCTGACAGATGTCGCAGCCGAACGCCCAGTTCTTGAAGTCCCCGGCATCCGTGGGAATGGCGTCCTTCAGTTCGATGGTGAAGTAGCTGATGCACTTGCTGCCGTCCACGCCGTAGGGAGTGATCGCATCCGTGGGGCAGGCGTCGATGCAACGCCGGCACGTACCACAGTGGTCCGTGGCAGGCGCGTCCGGTGCAAGTTCCAGGTCCAGGATGATCTCACAGAGAAAGAAGAACGAGCCGTTGCTCTGGCGTATCACGTTGGTGTGCTTTCCGCGCCAACCGATGCCCGCTTTCTGCGCCCAAGCCTTCTCCAGCACCGGCGCACTGTCCGTAAAGCAGCGCATGGCCACCTCACCGAACTGCTCCGTGATAAAGGCCATCAAGGGTTTTAGGCGCTGCTTCACCACTTTGTGGTAATCGCGGCCGTAAGCGTACGTGCTGAGCTTCGGCGCTTCGGGGTCTTCCTGCTTGTCCGGGGTGAAGTAGTTGTAGGCCAGACTGATCACGCTTTTGGCGCCGAGCACCAGCTTCCGTGGATCAAGCCGCAGGTCGAAGTGGTTCGCCATGTAGCTCATCGCACCATTCCTTTCCTCGCTGAGCCAGCGTTCCAACCGGGGAGCTTCTGTGTCTAAGAACCCGGCCTCAGCAATGCCGCACGCGAGAAAGCCCAGCTCACCGGCCTTGGTCTTGATGCGTGCCGAACGTTCCGTAGTGTCGATCATGCGGATAAGGTAGAAGCACCGCCACCGGGCGCTTCACTCGAACAGACCTCCCGGCTTGGGCTTCGGGGCCTTGCCCAGATGCTTGTAGGCGCGTTCGGTGGCCTGCCTGCCGCGCGGGGTGCGCATGATGTAGCCCTCCATGATCAGGAACGGCTCGTAGACCTCCTCGATGGTGCCGCTTTCCTCGCCCACCGCCGTGGCCACGGTATTCAAGCCCACGGGACCACCGGCGAACTTATCAATGATGCAGAGCAGGATGCGGTTGTCCATCTCGTCCAGGCCGTGCGCATCCACGTTGAGCGCCTTCAGCGCATGCTTCGCGATGGCCATATCAATGCTGCCATCACCTTGGATCTGTGCAAAATCACGCACCCGGCGTAGCAGTGAGTTGGCAATGCGGGGCGTGCCGCGGCTCCGGCGCGCGATCTCATGTGCCGCCTCCTCCACAATGGGAACATGCAAGAGGCTCGCGGAGCGTTTCAGGATGCCTGTGAGCGTTTCGGCGTCGTAATAGTCCAACCGGCTATTGATCCCGAACCGTGCACGCAGCGGAGCCGTGAGCAGGCCACTGCGCGTGGTGGCGCCCACCAAGGTGAACGGGTTCAGGTTGATCTGCACCGTGCGTGCGTTCGGACCCGCGTCGATCACTAGATCGATACGGTAGTCCTCCATGGCGCTGTAGAGGTATTCCTCTACGATGGGGCTGAGCCGGTGGATCTCGTCGATGAAGAGGATGTCGTGCGGCTCCAGGTTGGTGAGCAGGCCAGCGAGGTCCGCAGGCTTGTCCAACACCGGGCCGCTCGTTACGCGCATGCCCACGCCCATTTCGTGGGCGATGATCCCGGCGAGGGTGGTTTTCCCCAATCCTGGCGGACCATGCAGCAGCACGTGGTCCAAGGCTTCTTCGCGCATCTTGGCTGCCTGCACGAACACTTTCAAGTTGTCCGTAACGGCCTTCTGCCCGGCGAATTCTTCGAACCGGCGCGGGCGCAGCACCTGTTCCATCTCCTTGTCGGAGGCGGAACGCTGTTCATCACGGACGTCGAACTGCTCAGCCATGGGCGAGGCCAAAGTTAACCGCGTCGGTCATCGCCGCAGGTCCTTCCACAGGTCTCCGAAGAACACCTTCAGGCCAAAGAGATAGATCGGGGCAGTGAGGTTCTCTCCCAGACCGGCATTGGTGAAGGCCAGCCGATATCCCCAGCCGGCGTTGATCCCGAAGTATTGCAAAAACCGGTATTGGATCGTCATGGACGGTTCATACAAGAAGACGAAAGCACGGCGCAACCGGTGGCGGTTCCCGGCAGGATCGTCGTATAGCAGCGAACCGCCTCCGATCCCGAACTGTACAGGGATGCGGGCCTCCCAATGCCCCCGTTGGTAGAAAGCATATTCTACATAGGGCGTCACATAGCCCAGACGTAAACGCACAGGCACCTCCTCCCCGTCGTCCACCCGCATAAGCCGTTCAACACGCGTGGCCAGGAAGCTGTATCCGATCCCGTATTGAAGACGACCGCCATGTTCAAGACCCACCTTCACCCCCATGAGCCTCACATTCCGGTTGCTGATGAACGAGCCCCGGGAGTCCAACTTCACAACGAGCCTGGCCGGTTCTTGGGAAAAGAGCTTAAGGCTGTCCAGCAATTGCCCCTTCACCGGCAGCACGGCCACGAACATGCATCCGGCCAAGACCCGTCCCGCAGCACGGCTCTGAAACAGGAAAGTCCGCACATGCCGTGCGGACCTTCCCAAAGACCTGGATCTTCCAAGGTCCATTTCCGATGCTCAATGGTCCTCTTCCCCTTCTTCCAAGGGAACGTTCTGGGGCACATAGTCCTCCAGCTTTCCGGGCTTGCTGTAATCGTAGGGCCAGCGGTACACAGTGGGGATGGGGCCGGGCCAGTTCCCATGCATGTGCTCCACCGGGGCGGTCCACTCCAAGGTGTTGCTGTGCCACGGATTTTGCGGGGCCTTTTGCCCGCGCCAGATGCTGTGGAAGAAGTTGTACGTGAACACCAATTGCACCGCGCCACCGATACAGGCGAAGACGGTGATCATCACGTTCAGGTCCATGAAGTGGCCTTGGAACATGGGGAACTCGGTGTAATCATAGTAACGACGTGGGCCGCCGGCCAGGCCCACATAGTGCATGGGAATAAACACACCATAAGCGGCGATCAGGGTGACCCAGAAATGGAGGTACCCCAGCTTGTTGCTCATCATCCGGCCGTACATGCGGGGGAACCAGTGGTACACCCCGGCCATCATTGCGAAGATGGCACTTACTCCCATCACCATGTGGAAGTGCGCGATCACGAAATAGGTGTCGTGTACCTGGATGTCAAGTGCACCGTTGGCGAGAATGATACCGGTGAGGCCGCCGGCGATGAAGGTGGACACCATGCCGACGCTGAAGAGCATGGCCGGGGAGAAGACGATGTTGCCCCGCCAAAGCGTGGTGAGGTAATTGAAGACCTTCACGGAACTGGGGATGGCGATCAGCACGGTGGTGAACACGAATACGCTGCCCAGGAAGGGGTTCATGCCGGACACGAACATGTGGTGTGCCCAGACCAGAAAGCTCAGGAAGGAGATCGCCATGAGCGATCCGATCATGGCACGGTAGCCGAAGATGGGCTTGCGGCTCATGGTGGAGATCACCTCGGAGCTGATGCCGAAGGCCGGGAGGATCACGATGTACACCTCCGGGTGGCCCAGGAACCAGAAGAGGTGCTGGTAAAGGATCGGGCTGCCGCCCATATTGTCAAGTGCCTCGCCCGCGATGTGGATCTCACTGAGGTAGAAGCTCGTGCCGAGCATGCGGTCCATGATCAGCAAGGCGACCGCGCTCACTAAGACCGGGAAGGCCAGCACACCGATGATGGCGGTGAGGAGGAAGGCCCAGATGGTGAGCGGTAGCCGCGTCATGCGCATGCCCTTTGTGCGCAGGTTCAACACGGTGACGATATAATTCAGGCTTCCCATCAAGGAACCTGCGACGAAGAGCACCATGCTGAAGAGCCAAAGCGTCATACCGGCACCGGACCCCGGAATGGCCTGGGGTAATACGCTCAGTGGTGGATAGACCGTCCATCCCCCGGAGGCGGGGCCGCTCTCCACGAACAAGGAGGCCAACATGACGAAGGCCGCCACAAGGAAGAACCAGAAGGAGAGCATGTTGATGAATCCGCTAGCCATGTCCCGTGCTCCCACTTGAAAGGGGATCAGCAGGTTGCTGAAGGTTCCGGAGAGCCCGCCCGTGAGCACGAAGAACACCATGATCGTGCCGTGGATGGTGACCAGCGCGAGGTACATTGAGGAGCTCAGAACGCCATCGGGCGCCCATTTGTCGCCGAGGAAGAAATGCGTAAAGGCAAAACTCTCGCCCGGGAATGCGATCTGTAGGCGGAAGATGATGGACATGATCATGGCCACCCATGCCATGACGATGGCAGTGACCAGGAACTGCTTGCTGATCATCTTGTGATCCTGCGAGAAGATGTACTTCGATATGAAGCTCTCCTTATGGTGGTGGTGCTCCTCGTGGGCGTGGCCGCTATCGGCCGCCTGCGGATGGGCTACGACGCTCATGATCTCAGTTCGGTTGTTGGTTCTTGCCTTCGGCGGCCTCCGCCCCGGTGGCGGCTTCGGTCTTGGCGGGATCGGTACCGGCCTCTCCCACGGATGCCCCGGAGGAATTCTCAAAAGCCGACAGTAGGATATTCCACACCTTGAAGGCTCCTGCGCTTTCCACGGTCAAAGGCGCTTGCATGTTGTAGTGTGATATCCCGCACACCTTGTTGCACATCAGGATATAATCGAAATCCGGGTTTCCCGTGATGGTGCGCATGCTGTCCGTGGTGATACTGGGCACCAGATGCATACGGGTGACCATTCCGGGAACGGCGTTCATTTGGGCGCGCATGTGCGGCAGGTAAACACTGTGGATCACGTCCTGGCTCCGGATCACAAGTTCCACGGGCATGTCCACCGGTAAATGGAACTCCTTGGTGATCTTGTCATCGCCACCGTGGAGATAGGTACTGTTGTTGCCATTGTCGGCAATGTCCTGTTCCATCAGCGTGCGCAGGTCCATGATGCCCTTTGACATGCGGCCCAAGTGCGCGATGTGCTCATCCTTTTCATCCTTAAGGTCCTGAGGCAGGATCTCCGCCTGCGCATCCCGATCAGCCTTCTCCTGCAGCATCTGGTCGTGCAGCTCCGCCAATCGCTTGGTAATGGTGGTGCGAGTAACGACGCCCAGGGGGTTGTCCCCGTTGATCAACCGGAAATCCGTGGCGCCCAACTGACCGTCCTTTCCGGGATAACGGAAAGTCCAGTCGAACTGCTTCGCATACACCTCCACCTCCATGGTGCCGGGTTCCGGAGCGGCCGTGATCTTCTCCCAGATGACCAGGCCATAGATGATCACACAGACCAGAACGAAAGCGGGCACAACGGTCCATAGCAGCTCCAACCGGTTGTTATGCGGGTACCAGTACGCCTTCTTACCGGGCCGGTGGTAATATTTGCCCGCGAACCAGAATAGGGCGGTGTTGGTCCCGACGAAGACGATGCTCAGCATGATCCAGTTGAAATGGAGCATGGTTTCGATCCAGACGCCCTGCGTACTCGCCGGCGGGGGTAGGAGCATATCATGGTAGTGGACTGGGATCCAGATGAAGAAGGCAAAATAGGCCACGCCAAAGGCCCACATCAACCGCCCGGATAGCCGGTTTTCATGCTCTGGGATGTGCTCTTCCCGCTCGCCGCGCAATTTAGCCGTGAGTTCGGCCACCCGGCTCAGGCGGAGCGCCACCATGAAGCCAAGCACCAGGACCGCAAGTATCAACAACGTCGTCATGCTATTCGATTATGATCTGTGATGGTCCAGTGGTCAGATCTGATGGTGAACACTCTCCTCCAAGAACGGATGGGCCACCACCGTGAGGGGCGCCTTTGCCAAGGTGGTCAGTACCGTGTGGATGAAAAGGCCGAGGAAGGCGATGAAGAAACCGATCTCCAGCGTGCCGATACTATGGAAATGATCGCCCAGCGATCCCGGCATGATCATCTGGACGGTGTCCAGCCAATGGCCGATGAAGATGAGCCCGGCCACGCCGATGAGATAGCGGGGGCTGCGCTTGGAATCGCGGCTCATCAGCAGTACCATGGGCAGGGCGAAGTTGATGAAATACATGCCCCAGGTCAGCCAAGGATGATGGTCGATACGGACCTTGAAATAGGTCCCCTCTTCAGGGATGTTCGCATACCACGTCAGCAGGAATTGGGCGAAATAAAGATAGCTCCACAGGAAGCTCACTGCGAAGACCCACTTGCCCATGTCCTGGATGTGGCTACCGTTCACCTGTGGCAGATATCCTTTGCCCTTGAGGTAAAGCACGATGAGCACCGCCACGATCATGCCACCGACCCACATACCTGCGAAGACGTACCACCCGAAGAGCGCGCTCTTCCAATGCACGTCGATGCTCATGATCCAATCCCAGGACAAGACCGAGCTGAAGAAGGCAAAGAGCACCATGAACACAACGCTGCGGCGGTAGTTCTGCCAATGTGAACGCATCAATGTCTCTCCGGTCTCCCCGTCCATACGCAGGCTGTGCGAGCGGAACCAGCGTGCGAAGAGGATGAAGGTCCCCATTATTAGGATGGCGCGCACCCAGAAGAAGGGCTTGTTGAGGTAAGGCGACAATAGTTCGATGTGCGCATCATAGTGGGCCGGGTCGGCAGTGTCCAATGTCCGCGTGTCCATCCAAGGCCAGATGTGGTTCAGCCCGACAGAGCCGGCCACCAAGCAGATCAGGACGAACAATGCACCCAAGGGCAGATAGCCGATGATGCCCTCGTATACCCGTTTTACCAGCACCGTCCATGCCGACTCGGTGATATGGTTCACCGCATAGAAGAACAGGGTGCCCAATGCGATGAAGAAGAAGAAGAGGGCGTTGGCATAGAAAGCCGCCCAGGAATACTGTTTATGGTCGGTATGGTCGCCCACCACGCCGATCCCTGCCATCACCAGACCGATGATGATCAAAGCCAAGGTGACCGTCCGGGCCCGTTTGCTTATGGTGAAATTCATCGCTGCTTGTTTGATCACTTGGCGTCGGCGATCGCCGTCATTGTAGTGTCCGTGGTCGTGCCCTCCCCGGGCATCTTTCCGTCGTGCTGCAAAAACTTCACGTATTGGATCACCAACCAACGCTCCTTATGGTTCAGCTGGCTGGCATGGCTGCCCATGGCGATGTTCCTCCCGAAGGTGATCGAATGGAACATCTTTCCTTCCGGCATTTGGCCGAGCTGGTTCCCGTCGTAGGCTGGCGGAGGCGGATAATTCCCCTTGGTCACCACCGGCCCGTCCCCCATTCCTTTTACGCCATGGCATTCGGTGCAGAACTTCTCATAGATCACCTTGCCCTGCTCCACCGTGGCCGTGGTCATGGGAATGGGGCTGTGCAGTTCGAGGCCGGCTTGCTCGTAGCCTTCCGTTGTGTTGGGATAGGGGTAGGGGAAATTGTAGCTGGCATCAGCCTCGTTCTCCGCGAACGGGATGGTCCCTCCGGCCGGGATCCGTGCGCTGGGGGTACCGCGCTGGGCCTCGGCGGTGCTGTCACCGAAGTAGTACGGGTCCTGGCCGTAGTCCACATAAGCCTCGATGGCCGGGCTGCGGTACATGTCCGGCATGTATTCGAGACCGGGGCTGTCCGGAGTGCTGGAACAGCCCATGAAAAGGGCCGTGCCGCCAAGGGCGATCACAAGGAGAAGCAGGTTCTTCGTGTTGCTCATCATCCTCAGCATTGGCGTTCGTTGATCTCGAACACGGTGGTCTCACGCAACATGCCGGTCAGGGCTTCGGCCGGATGGCCATGATTGTCCTCCGTGCGCAGTTCGATGATGAACTTATCGTCCGTGCTGCGCGGGTCCGGGTTCCGCGGTGACATTCCCGGAAGTGTCTTGTTCCGAATGAGATAGGTGATCGCCATGCCGTGCGCGGCGCAAAGCACGGTGAACTCGAACAATACCGGCACGAACGCCGTGACGTTCTGGTAGTAGAACTGGTTCGGCTTGCCGCCCACGTTCATCGGCCAATCATAGATCATCATGTAGTATGTGCCGAGGATCGCTAAAGAAAGCCCGAAGACCCCGAACATGAAGGACACGATGCCTAAACGCGTGCGCTTCAGGCCGATGATCGGGTCGATGCCGTGTATCGGGCACGGGCTGAAGACGTCCCGCACCTTCACGCCCGCCGTGATAAGCTTGCGTGCCGCGGACTTCAACAGTTCCGGGTCCTCGTATAACGCGTAGATGACTTTATTGGACATGCCGCTCAGTGCTGTGATTTGGGTAACACCTCACCCTTGTAGCTCTCGCCGCTGGACTTGAGGATGGTTTTCAGCTCATTCAACGCCAACACCGGGAAGAAGCGGGCGAAAAGCAGGTACAGGGTGAAGAAGATACCGATGGTGCCTAAGAAGGTGCCGACATCCACCCATGTAGGGTAGAACATGGTCCAGCCCGAAGGCAGGTATTCGCGGTGCAGGCATAGCACGATGATGTCGAAGCGCTCGAACCACATGCCCACGTTGATCACGATGGCAATGGCCCAGGCCCAGAAGAAACTTGTGCGGATGGGACGGAACCAGAGCATCGCAGGGATCAGGATGTTGCAAAGGATCAAGGCCCAGAAGGCCCACCAGTACTGGCCCGTGGCCGCCCCGACGGACATGTACGTGTAGTATTCGTACTCCACGCCGCTGTACCAGCCCATGAAGAACTCGGTGGCGTAGGCCACGGCCACGATGCCGCCAGTGACCATGATCACGATGTTCATGTACTCGACGTGCTTTCTGGTCACATAAGCCTCCAAGTTCATGGCCTTGCGCATCACCAGCAACAGGGTCTGCACCATGGCGAACCCGGAGAAGATGGCCCCAGCCACGAAATAGGGGGGGAAAATGGTGCTGTGCCAACCAGGGACCAACGAGGTGGCGAAGTCCATGGACACTACTGAGTGTACCGAGAACACCAGCGGCGTGGCAAGGCCCGCGAGAACCAGGCTCACTTCCTCGAAACGCTGCCAAGCCTTGGCATTGCCGGTCCAGCCGAAGGAAAGGATCCCGTACATCGTCTTCTGCCACTTCTTCGCGACACGGTCGCGAATGGAGGCGAAGTCAGGGATGAGGCCGATGTACCAGTATACCAAGGACACCGAGAAATAGGTCGAAATAGCGAACACGTCCCAAAGCAGTGGCGAGTTGAAGTTCACCCAGAGGGAGCCGAACTGGTTGGGCAACGGGAACACGAAGTAGGCCAGCCAGAT
Coding sequences:
- a CDS encoding cbb3-type cytochrome c oxidase subunit I, yielding MSVVAHPQAADSGHAHEEHHHHKESFISKYIFSQDHKMISKQFLVTAIVMAWVAMIMSIIFRLQIAFPGESFAFTHFFLGDKWAPDGVLSSSMYLALVTIHGTIMVFFVLTGGLSGTFSNLLIPFQVGARDMASGFINMLSFWFFLVAAFVMLASLFVESGPASGGWTVYPPLSVLPQAIPGSGAGMTLWLFSMVLFVAGSLMGSLNYIVTVLNLRTKGMRMTRLPLTIWAFLLTAIIGVLAFPVLVSAVALLIMDRMLGTSFYLSEIHIAGEALDNMGGSPILYQHLFWFLGHPEVYIVILPAFGISSEVISTMSRKPIFGYRAMIGSLMAISFLSFLVWAHHMFVSGMNPFLGSVFVFTTVLIAIPSSVKVFNYLTTLWRGNIVFSPAMLFSVGMVSTFIAGGLTGIILANGALDIQVHDTYFVIAHFHMVMGVSAIFAMMAGVYHWFPRMYGRMMSNKLGYLHFWVTLIAAYGVFIPMHYVGLAGGPRRYYDYTEFPMFQGHFMDLNVMITVFACIGGAVQLVFTYNFFHSIWRGQKAPQNPWHSNTLEWTAPVEHMHGNWPGPIPTVYRWPYDYSKPGKLEDYVPQNVPLEEGEEDH
- the nrfD gene encoding polysulfide reductase NrfD, whose amino-acid sequence is MHQEAAIRPPLILGHRTYGDITADVVGPIENKAPRTWYILLTIASIIAAYGVGCILYLISEGIGVWGMNKTINWAWDITNFVWWVGIGHAGTLISAVLLLFRQKWRMAVNRSAEAMTIFAVIMAALFPMIHMGRIWLAYFVFPLPNQFGSLWVNFNSPLLWDVFAISTYFSVSLVYWYIGLIPDFASIRDRVAKKWQKTMYGILSFGWTGNAKAWQRFEEVSLVLAGLATPLVFSVHSVVSMDFATSLVPGWHSTIFPPYFVAGAIFSGFAMVQTLLLVMRKAMNLEAYVTRKHVEYMNIVIMVTGGIVAVAYATEFFMGWYSGVEYEYYTYMSVGAATGQYWWAFWALILCNILIPAMLWFRPIRTSFFWAWAIAIVINVGMWFERFDIIVLCLHREYLPSGWTMFYPTWVDVGTFLGTIGIFFTLYLLFARFFPVLALNELKTILKSSGESYKGEVLPKSQH
- a CDS encoding quinol:cytochrome C oxidoreductase: MNFTISKRARTVTLALIIIGLVMAGIGVVGDHTDHKQYSWAAFYANALFFFFIALGTLFFYAVNHITESAWTVLVKRVYEGIIGYLPLGALFVLICLVAGSVGLNHIWPWMDTRTLDTADPAHYDAHIELLSPYLNKPFFWVRAILIMGTFILFARWFRSHSLRMDGETGETLMRSHWQNYRRSVVFMVLFAFFSSVLSWDWIMSIDVHWKSALFGWYVFAGMWVGGMIVAVLIVLYLKGKGYLPQVNGSHIQDMGKWVFAVSFLWSYLYFAQFLLTWYANIPEEGTYFKVRIDHHPWLTWGMYFINFALPMVLLMSRDSKRSPRYLIGVAGLIFIGHWLDTVQMIMPGSLGDHFHSIGTLEIGFFIAFLGLFIHTVLTTLAKAPLTVVAHPFLEESVHHQI
- the queG gene encoding tRNA epoxyqueuosine(34) reductase QueG, which encodes MIDTTERSARIKTKAGELGFLACGIAEAGFLDTEAPRLERWLSEERNGAMSYMANHFDLRLDPRKLVLGAKSVISLAYNYFTPDKQEDPEAPKLSTYAYGRDYHKVVKQRLKPLMAFITEQFGEVAMRCFTDSAPVLEKAWAQKAGIGWRGKHTNVIRQSNGSFFFLCEIILDLELAPDAPATDHCGTCRRCIDACPTDAITPYGVDGSKCISYFTIELKDAIPTDAGDFKNWAFGCDICQQVCPWNRFSTPHQEPDFNPKPELMGLTADEWHGMTEVLFDELFQGSPVKRTKYEGLKRNLRYLGEQGGTPQSHGVTES
- a CDS encoding DUF3341 domain-containing protein: MSNKVIYALYEDPELLKSAARKLITAGVKVRDVFSPCPIHGIDPIIGLKRTRLGIVSFMFGVFGLSLAILGTYYMMIYDWPMNVGGKPNQFYYQNVTAFVPVLFEFTVLCAAHGMAITYLIRNKTLPGMSPRNPDPRSTDDKFIIELRTEDNHGHPAEALTGMLRETTVFEINERQC
- the ruvB gene encoding Holliday junction branch migration DNA helicase RuvB, encoding MAEQFDVRDEQRSASDKEMEQVLRPRRFEEFAGQKAVTDNLKVFVQAAKMREEALDHVLLHGPPGLGKTTLAGIIAHEMGVGMRVTSGPVLDKPADLAGLLTNLEPHDILFIDEIHRLSPIVEEYLYSAMEDYRIDLVIDAGPNARTVQINLNPFTLVGATTRSGLLTAPLRARFGINSRLDYYDAETLTGILKRSASLLHVPIVEEAAHEIARRSRGTPRIANSLLRRVRDFAQIQGDGSIDMAIAKHALKALNVDAHGLDEMDNRILLCIIDKFAGGPVGLNTVATAVGEESGTIEEVYEPFLIMEGYIMRTPRGRQATERAYKHLGKAPKPKPGGLFE
- a CDS encoding cytochrome c oxidase subunit II — protein: MTTLLILAVLVLGFMVALRLSRVAELTAKLRGEREEHIPEHENRLSGRLMWAFGVAYFAFFIWIPVHYHDMLLPPPASTQGVWIETMLHFNWIMLSIVFVGTNTALFWFAGKYYHRPGKKAYWYPHNNRLELLWTVVPAFVLVCVIIYGLVIWEKITAAPEPGTMEVEVYAKQFDWTFRYPGKDGQLGATDFRLINGDNPLGVVTRTTITKRLAELHDQMLQEKADRDAQAEILPQDLKDEKDEHIAHLGRMSKGIMDLRTLMEQDIADNGNNSTYLHGGDDKITKEFHLPVDMPVELVIRSQDVIHSVYLPHMRAQMNAVPGMVTRMHLVPSITTDSMRTITGNPDFDYILMCNKVCGISHYNMQAPLTVESAGAFKVWNILLSAFENSSGASVGEAGTDPAKTEAATGAEAAEGKNQQPN
- a CDS encoding Omp28-related outer membrane protein, with translation MRNLIIPILLIASLSGCDIIDQPKAETASPVVAGGGVTRNVLLEDCTGHLCPNCPEAALIADHLKGVYGDRLVVVAVHMSSTFAAPQLPLGDGVYDTDFRTPAGNEYETTFSVSGLPKGLIGRAPYNNLMPVSRSNWSPAVAQLIDLPASIDLWFDTLSYNSATDMVSATVKAAVLNAIPAPQNLTIYLTEDHIIDWQEDGSQPLGQQDIENYEHRHVLRAALNSPWGEAFISADAQPGDTLISTFSYPLPSVGAVNQVLNTDNCALVAYVSNSAGAAQYEVQQVTERKFVP
- a CDS encoding cytochrome c: MLRMMSNTKNLLLLVIALGGTALFMGCSSTPDSPGLEYMPDMYRSPAIEAYVDYGQDPYYFGDSTAEAQRGTPSARIPAGGTIPFAENEADASYNFPYPYPNTTEGYEQAGLELHSPIPMTTATVEQGKVIYEKFCTECHGVKGMGDGPVVTKGNYPPPPAYDGNQLGQMPEGKMFHSITFGRNIAMGSHASQLNHKERWLVIQYVKFLQHDGKMPGEGTTTDTTMTAIADAK